GCTGAGAGCCTGGCAGAGCTGGATCTCTCTTGtatatgtcttttttttttttttttttgccaatagCCCAACTCCATGGGCAGTGAtttatatgggcctgtggtgcctgggctccagcaatattcagggcctggctccaccaatgtttggggctgggtctcgtACCTCCCCTGAGCATACCCCAGCCCCCAGAGCCTCACCCCTACAGCTCCAGGCTGACATGCTCTTCTGGCTTCTGGCaacaactgctgctgcagggtcctagtgccccccatctacTAATATAATATACGGAgctatatctatctcatagaactggaaaggaccctgaaaggtcattgagttcagcccccctgtgttcactagcaggacccagtactgattttttgcctcagagccctaaatggccccctcaaggattgaactcacaaccctgggtttagctggccaatgctcaaaccactgagctatccctccccccaacaccccagCAGGCTGTCCTGCCCCTGACCTTCTGCCTCAGAGATCCCTTCCTTTTTCCAGCAgaaccctccaccagcacagggtcCCCCACCtacagtcactgctcctgccccatgctgggcaaggggcagccccatccctcacccccagtgaggctacagtgaggcagcagcaggggagaaggtGCACACATGATGGCagctgccaccccccaccccccgcacccaccacaggggaggcgagggggcttcctggacatgagaggggccctaggagcatgtgcagtgacaatGGTGTGAGGTGAGTGTTCTGCCGGGAGGCAGAGGGGGCCCCTCTCCCAAAGCTCACTTctgccagtggggagagggctgaggggagtCCTCTTCTTTGGCCttagccccggggcagcctgcctgcaccctgaactcatccccagccctgccccaccccagagcctgcacccccagccagagccctcacccccctgcactccaaccctctgccctagccctgagcctctccaacaccccaaacccctcatccccagccccagacagagccttcacccccctgcacctctgccctagacctgagcccctcccacagccctcacccctgcaccccttccctctgcaccccctccaaccccaaactccctcccagagcctgcatcccctcccactgcaccccctcccatccccaaactctgtctcagagcctgcacctccacctCCTTctcacacaccctctcctgctcccaaactccctcccagagcctgcagccctcaccccctcctgcactcccaccccttgccccagcccagagcctacacccaaactcagtcccagatcctgcacccctcaccccctccttcacccccacctgctgccccagcctggagcttgtacccagcacccaaactccatcccagagcctgcaccctgcactcctGCTGACCCCAATCCCCAACCCAGGGCCTgaaccccagacctcctccccccacccaaactccctcccagaaccttaggcaggtggggggtggattTTGGGGGgacgggttctgggcaccaccaaaatttctacaaacctgccagcCCTGTCCATGGGGAATCAGTGCATTGCCACGTGCAGAAGGGTGGGAACAGAGGATCTGCTGTTAAAAGGTTCCTTTAGTCCTTCCTCCCACCATAATAGGGGTGAAGTCGCTTTCAGACCTACATCCTATGTAGTGCCACAGGTGTCAATGGGGTAGGTCCACTCTGCCATTCCACTAACTTGGGGAGAGGATGATTTCTCCCTTAGGATCTCCCTCCCCAGCACTCAGCAGAGATACTTAGACTGGGCACTGGCAACTGGATTTGCCCCAGAGTGAATTAGAAGAGGCGGGGtgtgggaagagaagaaaaacaacaacgaCATGCTCATCAATTACAGAAACAAGCGTGCAGTAAGTGAACAGCTTTCCAATGACCTCCAGCAAACTATTGAAGCATGAACATTGCAGCTAATTGATGGGCAAAGTTGATTGACTGCTCTGCCATTGTAGCGGTTTCAGATTAAAAACCAGGCAATATGGGGAAACATCAAAGCAATATGGGGAAATATATCTGATGCGGGAGAGAAAGTAAGGAGGATCAGATCTTTGGCTTTGGATTTTTATCACCAAAACTTTAAATTGCCATCAGTTAATTTAAAAGTCAGAGCTGAAAAAAGCTGTCTTTCTAGGTACTTAAACCTTTGCCTGCAGCAAACAGAGGTAACTAAATATTTGGTTAATGGAGGCTATTAAACAATAGCAATAAACAGACCATGAACATCTATAGTGGTTTATAAATAAGGGAATACATGTTTAAAGTAGATCTTCTTTCATCCTCACCTGTTTATTTACAGGCAGTGGTACTTTCCTTCTGGCAATAAAGGCAAAGCCAAGATCAGGTTTACTATAGTAAAATAAGTTAAAAACATATATCTTAATAAAACAATATTGTCATTTCCACATTTATCTGgcatcatttttttaaacaaataaaataaagatgccAGTCTGGCTTTCCTTGCCTGGTTTCTATTAATTCCCTGTTTTGTAATGCTATAGCAGGTGTTGCTCACTGGCGTATTGAcattaaaattaatgtttattttgaaaaaagtcATTATGCAGTATTATCACAACTGTGGCACAAGGAGAGTTTCTATCTTTCCAGCTTTCTGAATGCACATTTCAGTGGACATTGAAGATGACCAATCAACACCCTAATACAATCAGCACAGCAAGTGTACTGCACAAGTCTGATATTCACATCTTTACCACACTAAACCATTTGTTTATTTGGCCTAATGTTAAAGGGTGGAAATAATAGTTAATTCATCTCCCAGGGATGTCATGAgaaagaaataatatttattaaacattttaaaatgaaaataatattcaGGGCTATTATCATGTAActattatattaataataaataggatCTTGTTTTGTCAATTTTTAATTCTAAATTGATAGCAGATTGACAGTTTTGCTACCAAATCAACCTAGAGATTTGGTCAGGGAAATCACTGGCTAGTGCAACATATGCTTAAAGCTCCACAACTTAGCAGCCACTTAGGAATTCTTGTATTCCTCTGCATACCCCTAATTCTTGTACCAGTGATGTCTGACAATGCTTACAGCCGTGGTGTAACATGTTGAAGGAAATTTAGAAGTGATACAGGTGCAGGAATTGTGAAAGCGAACTAAAAACGAGCACCCTGGAACAGCTGCAATAAGAAAACCAGGAGGCTTCTGTAAAGCAGTGCATTTTATTTCCACGTGTCATTCTCCAGATTAATTGAAGTCTCCCGTTAATGCAATTAACATGCCTCAGCATGaggcaatatttttattttatttcgcAACAGTCTCCTTCATTGGAAAACTCAGTTTTATTTACCAAATCCCCATTTTTAATGTAGGGAATTCTTAAACACTCAAGATTAGTTATATACAAGCTACAGAATAACCACATTTTACCGACTATGCAAATGTACAAAATTGTAACAGCAGCTTTTAACAGTTAAATACTGTTAGAATTCCCATATGTTTCTACTTTCGTACTTGAACAATAAGCAGCAAACCATTATATTTCCACCAGGCATGTGGAAAAGGTGTTATAATATGATTGCATGCGTATAGCTTTCTACAGCATGTTTTCAAATGTGCAGAACAGGTAACAGTGTTATATGTCAGGAAATCTAAGGCTGTAATGCAGTCAGTATTTGACCTCACCCATAGACACAAAATACTGAACACAGTGAGAACAGATTGGCAATAAATGTGGTGTTCAGTGGCCTGCATGGATTACAAAAAAATTGACTGTTCAGCTACCAGTAAGAAAAGCCGACTTCCATTATTCtagaatgcattttttaaaattagtttactttataaacaataaatagagcatttatttaaaaatacattaagaaGGTTGAACAGAAGGTAAACATGATATTTCAGATCACAGTAAATGACTCTCATTACTTCAGTGCAGTTGTACATTAAGTGCAGCATACAGCTCTGTGTGCCACTTCTTCaacagctcagcaattttaggcTCTGTCATATACATCTTTAGCCCTGAACACCATCTtttccaaaaatatatttaaatgttgtGTTTCTGGATGCTACATTAAAAATTTTATTGCATACTGATctgtatttatacacacacacaaatatatatggACCTAGTCTAAAACAAATGAACTGCTCTAGAACctgattctgaaaatatttactaCTGGTCTTAAGTAGTTCCAATGACTTCACTGAAGGATGCTCCATGGGTCTAATCCAAAACCCAACTTTAATGAGGGGTGATTGCAAAGTAGTAAACATTTGTAGGATGATATCCTTATTTTGCTGATCAGAGTTTCTCAACAGTtcaggtctgattctgatctcactcttttgtaaatcaggagtaactccactgaagacaatggaattacATTTAGTGTAAACCAACTTTAAGGCCTGTTCTACACATAGATTATGTACCAAATTAACTGTTTCGGTTAGGGTTGTGATTTTATACTAGTATAATTAGTGTGGGACAGCTCTTTGCATGGATGTTGTTACACTGTTACAACGGTATAAAGTATAACCCTATAAAGGTGCTTAAAATGTACATCGTGTCTCCCTCCCTACACAAGGAACCAAGTAGATGTGTCCTCAAccaggaatatattttaaaaattctgcttttCAGGGAGTTGGTAACTcctcattttctattaaataatcTTTCTTTATATAATTAGTCACCCTAACCAACCTCCATACTCCAAGGTAGGCCTCTTTTAATGAGCTCTTGTTAACTTCTTCAGTGCTAGCTTCTTTTTGGACAATGGGCACCTTTGCTGTCTCCACAGTGCTGTCCTTCTGTTCCTCTACACACTGACTATCCCCAATTGCTGATTCCTTTACAGCTGTCTCTTCAGTCCCTTTCTCCTTGGATATCTCCTCCATTACAAATGGTGGTTGGCCTccagcatgtccctgctcctcttcctctctaGCTTCTTTCTCCAGGTCTTCATAGTTGCTCTGCCGTCTGGTCTCAATGTACTTGACCACACAATAAATGAGAGAGCCCAAGGTATTGACCACTACACCTGCTATAAACAGCTTTGTGGGCGCCACATCATTGAATGCCACCATCCCCACTGTGATGGTTGCTATGCTCTTCACCACCCCAACAAAGCTCGTGGTCACAGCTGAGTTAAGGTAGGTGCAGTGAAGGGTGGTAAAGTTCATGGCACAGCCAAACAAGATGCAAGCAATAAAGGTGCATGTCATGACAGGGTCCTTCCAGCCTGGGAAAGACCAGACGTTAATGGAATCCATGCTGGCAAAGGAGCAGATAATGAGAAAAGGAGTAGCCGAAACagcaatggcatattgggctgtcaGGGGTCCATAGTCACTATCTGCACTTGTCTTTTGAATGAGCACCAAATATGCAGCATGTACCagcacagccagtgctcctgtcACATACCCTACGGGGTCACCAGTCAGGTCACCAGCTCCTGCCAGAAGAGACAGAACGAAAAATGCatttacaagagagagagaaagagatgagaAGGAGGGCAAACCATGTTCTTATTTGTGACATTATTTAAGACCAAACAGAGAGACAACATCCGTTTAAACGAATGTTACTGATGATTTCTGATTATTATCCTAAATTACACTATCTTCTGACCAACAGCTAGATGAAAAGTCACCATCCCatacaaaatctctctctcccttattTCAAAGTCATCCCTTTAACATATTATTCTCCAGATCTGAGCAAGCCAGAGAGTTTTATCTCAGAGCCAAAATTAGTTTGCATCCACTCTttttgggtggtggggagggaggaaagtaaggaaggagagaaggaaggaagaaaaaggaaacattcaGTTGATATATAATCATAGCAGGAAAATTTTGTATTGCTGTCTCTGCCTCAAACTATCCCCAGAGCTCAGTACCAGCGGGGACGTGCCATTTAGCTTTCAGTGTTCAGTCTCCAGATCTTGCCCTTCCTACCTCCCCCCCAATAAAGCAGGAAGCTTCTGGCGTCCAGAGAAGGAGCCCAAGGATTGTTTTCAGTGCAAAATGAACCGTATGTTTTTCATTCCGGTTCCATGGATAGTTCATAAATCCGTGTGCTGCCATGTCCCTagcagagccagattctgccttcaGAACCCACACAGGGATGTCACCGTTGCGGTCAATGGAAGTAAAGCGTGAGGATCCGAAGGCAGAGTTTGACTTTCCCTCTTGATGCCCGgttgcagcttccagctgccgcCTCCTTTCCAGATCCCCGgcttccctgctgcagcctccGAGCTACCCCAGCCTCTCAAGGAGAAGCCAAGCAGCTCCCAAGGGCGCAGAACTCGTGGGTGGGAGAAGGGACAAGGGTGACCGCCTTCTCAAAACTCCTATTTCTATGTAGCCCACCAGTATAACCGGGACACTCCTCGCTGGTCCCTGTAGCCCCAGGTAAAGGGAAGAGCTGGAAACCACCCCCTGTTCACCAGACCCGCCCTGCACAAAGGGATCGCTGCTCCCAAGCCACAGAGAGTCGGGAACAATTTAACCTTCTTGCCCCCAGAATAACAGTCCCGTACTGACCTATGCCAAGCCGAGGGAAGAAAGCTCAGAGGGGAGCGGGAGGAAAGGGGCCGATGTGCTGGGGAAGCAGGGATGAGAGATCAGCGCGGAGCGAGTGAGCTAAGGGGGGTAGGAAGGAGGGGGTGACAAGGCTGAGAGGGGCTAAggagtggcagggagggaggaggatgaCAGGAGTGGCAGGGTGGGagtgtgctgggggaggagggtctgcaagaggaagatgaggatggatgGGGGGGATTGGAGAGGTTGGAACAGGGATGGGAGAgaagggatggggtgaggggttggCCGAATGGCACAAGAGGTAACGGGAATGGGGTGAAGGGTTGGTgggaacgggaggagaggtgatgagggcatggggtgggggtgggtagcTGGTGACGGGGCGATGGGCTgagggtgggggcggagggaaggTGGGTGTGGATGGGGCGATGGGCTGAGAGGTGGGGGATAGGAGGGAAGATGACGGGGTGAGGACGGGgcgatggggatgggggagggtgacGGGGCGATGGAGACAGCAGTGCGGGCGATGGGCTgagggtgggggcggagggaaggTGAGTGTGGATGGGGCGACAGGGTGATGGGGCGATGGGCTGAGAGGTGGGGGGATAGGAGGGAAGATGATGGGGTGAGGATGGGGCgatggggatgggggatggtGACGGGGCGATGGGGGGACGGGCGATGGGGACAGCAGTGCGGGCGATGGGCTGAGGGTGGGTGTAGATGGGGCGATAGGGTGATGGGGCGATGGGCTGAGGGTGAGGGCGGAGGGAAGGTGGGTGTGGATGGGGCGATGGGCTGAGAGGTGGGGGATAGGAGGGAAGATGACGGGGTGAGGACGGGGCGATGGGGATGGGGCGATGGAGACAGCAGAGCGGGCGGTGGGCTGAG
The nucleotide sequence above comes from Trachemys scripta elegans isolate TJP31775 chromosome 3, CAS_Tse_1.0, whole genome shotgun sequence. Encoded proteins:
- the SLC35D3 gene encoding solute carrier family 35 member D3 — protein: MRLCRGRALGIGVAVAHGLFSGSLNILLKFLLSRYHFAFLTLLQCLSSAVAALSLALLRRLGLVALPPFGLSLARPFAAVAALSTLQSSLTLWALRGLSLPMYVVFKRCLPLATLLLGVLVLKNGGPSAGVLGAVLVTTCGAALAGAGDLTGDPVGYVTGALAVLVHAAYLVLIQKTSADSDYGPLTAQYAIAVSATPFLIICSFASMDSINVWSFPGWKDPVMTCTFIACILFGCAMNFTTLHCTYLNSAVTTSFVGVVKSIATITVGMVAFNDVAPTKLFIAGVVVNTLGSLIYCVVKYIETRRQSNYEDLEKEAREEEEQGHAGGQPPFVMEEISKEKGTEETAVKESAIGDSQCVEEQKDSTVETAKVPIVQKEASTEEVNKSSLKEAYLGVWRLVRVTNYIKKDYLIENEELPTP